A genomic window from Thioalkalivibrio sp. ALJ12 includes:
- the ispH gene encoding 4-hydroxy-3-methylbut-2-enyl diphosphate reductase, giving the protein MSMQVQLANPRGFCAGVERAIEIVERALEIYGAPLYVRHEVVHNRHVVGRLEGAGVKFVEELDEVPDGQVVIFSAHGVPKRVQQEAENRGLTVFDATCPLVTKVHLEVARYAREGREVVLIGHAGHPEVEGTLGQFDDSQGGRMMLVETVKDVASLEVAHPDRLAFVSQTTLSMDDTAEIIDALTARFPKIEGPRKMDICYATQNRQDAVKDLAKQCDLLLVVGSKNSSNSNRLAEIGARLGIESHLVDGASDIDTDWLQGKQRIGVTAGASAPEVLVNEVLDFLRAQGVEAVSELSGREETITFSIPSALRRESA; this is encoded by the coding sequence ATGAGTATGCAGGTCCAGCTCGCCAATCCGCGCGGTTTCTGCGCCGGGGTCGAGCGCGCCATCGAGATCGTCGAGCGCGCGCTGGAGATCTACGGCGCCCCGCTCTATGTCCGTCACGAGGTGGTGCACAACCGACACGTGGTCGGGCGCCTGGAAGGGGCCGGCGTGAAGTTCGTCGAGGAGCTGGACGAGGTCCCTGACGGCCAGGTGGTGATTTTCTCCGCCCACGGCGTGCCCAAGCGCGTGCAGCAGGAGGCGGAAAACCGCGGCCTGACGGTGTTCGACGCGACCTGCCCGCTGGTGACCAAGGTCCACCTCGAGGTGGCGCGCTATGCCCGCGAGGGTCGAGAAGTGGTGCTGATCGGCCACGCCGGCCACCCCGAGGTCGAGGGGACGCTCGGCCAGTTCGATGACTCCCAGGGCGGGCGCATGATGCTGGTCGAGACCGTCAAGGATGTCGCCAGCCTCGAGGTCGCCCACCCCGACCGCCTCGCCTTCGTCAGCCAGACCACGCTGTCGATGGACGACACCGCCGAGATTATCGACGCCCTGACCGCGCGCTTCCCGAAGATCGAGGGTCCGCGCAAGATGGACATCTGCTACGCGACCCAGAACCGCCAGGATGCCGTGAAGGATCTGGCGAAACAGTGCGACCTGCTGCTGGTCGTCGGCTCGAAGAACAGTTCGAACTCCAATCGCCTGGCCGAAATCGGCGCCCGCCTCGGCATCGAGTCCCATCTGGTCGACGGCGCGTCGGACATCGACACCGACTGGCTTCAGGGCAAGCAGCGTATCGGCGTGACCGCCGGCGCCTCCGCCCCCGAGGTCCTGGTCAACGAGGTGCTGGACTTTCTGCGTGCCCAGGGGGTCGAGGCGGTCTCCGAGCTGTCCGGTCGCGAGGAGACCATCACCTTCTCCATTCCCTCCGCCCTGCGCCGCGAATCCGCCTGA
- a CDS encoding HprK-related kinase A yields MRIADLGQARLQRSLTGRGLYLRTGPFTSRIQSPIASVVRGIESLYRDFEVADHSSFYDFHCELRAPRSHRRFYRPQVLFLADRRSVFKPLAYHQAYPMLEWGLNWCIANQVPHRLVLHAAALERDGKALILPAPPGSGKSTLCAALAHHGWRLLTDESVLVDLASSEVSGPARPVSLKNDSIRVIRDACPSAVLSTPIADTLKGAVAHMRPPTDAVRRSHETARPGWIVFPHYQPGASTQLKPRTAGSGFMQLIANAFNYAALGARGFHSAGRLVEQSACFDFSYSRLDEAIEQFNRLADGR; encoded by the coding sequence ATGCGGATCGCAGATCTGGGACAGGCCCGGCTCCAGCGCAGCCTGACGGGCCGTGGCCTTTATCTGCGCACTGGCCCCTTCACCAGCCGCATCCAGAGCCCGATCGCCAGCGTGGTCCGGGGTATCGAGTCGCTGTACCGGGACTTCGAAGTAGCCGACCACTCGAGTTTCTACGACTTCCACTGCGAGCTGCGCGCGCCGCGTTCCCACCGCCGCTTCTATCGGCCCCAGGTCCTGTTTCTCGCCGACCGTCGCAGCGTCTTCAAGCCCCTGGCCTACCACCAGGCCTATCCGATGCTCGAATGGGGACTGAACTGGTGCATCGCCAACCAGGTGCCGCATCGACTGGTGCTGCACGCGGCCGCCCTGGAACGCGACGGGAAGGCCCTGATCCTGCCCGCGCCGCCGGGCTCCGGGAAAAGCACCCTCTGCGCAGCCCTGGCCCATCACGGATGGCGCCTGCTGACGGACGAGTCCGTACTGGTGGACCTGGCCTCCAGTGAGGTTTCCGGACCCGCGCGGCCGGTCAGCCTGAAAAACGACTCGATCCGCGTAATCCGCGATGCCTGCCCCTCGGCGGTTCTCAGCACACCGATCGCGGACACGCTGAAGGGCGCCGTGGCACACATGCGCCCGCCGACGGATGCCGTGCGCCGCAGTCACGAGACCGCCCGGCCCGGGTGGATCGTGTTCCCGCACTACCAGCCAGGAGCCTCTACCCAGCTGAAACCGCGCACGGCGGGTTCCGGGTTCATGCAGCTGATCGCCAATGCCTTCAATTACGCCGCCCTCGGTGCACGAGGCTTTCACAGCGCCGGACGACTGGTCGAACAGTCCGCATGCTTCGACTTTTCCTACAGCCGTCTGGACGAGGCTATAGAGCAGTTCAACAGGCTGGCCGATGGACGCTGA
- the purU gene encoding formyltetrahydrofolate deformylase codes for MMERPRFRLSIRCPDQHGIVSRIAAAIADTDGWITEAAQHTDDEAGWFFMRWVFSLPAEGEALLEQRLASLAPELRMDWWLNNADTRPRVVLLASREPHCLSDLLARWSAGELAMEIPAILSNHRDLEPLATCHGIPFEHIPVPKVDREAAFAALQERLAALAPETIVLARYMQILPPGLCAEYPERILNIHHSFLPSFVGARPYHQAFARGVKLIGATCHYVTDELDAGPIIEQDVTRIRHDDGVQDLIRKGRDVERWVLARGLRYHLEGRVLTHGNKTVVFD; via the coding sequence ATGATGGAACGCCCCCGCTTTCGCCTCAGCATTCGCTGTCCTGACCAGCACGGGATCGTCTCGCGCATCGCGGCGGCCATTGCCGATACCGATGGCTGGATCACCGAGGCTGCGCAGCACACCGACGACGAGGCGGGCTGGTTCTTCATGCGCTGGGTATTCTCGCTGCCGGCCGAAGGCGAGGCCCTGCTCGAGCAGCGGCTGGCCTCCCTGGCACCCGAGCTGCGCATGGACTGGTGGCTGAACAACGCCGACACGCGCCCACGGGTCGTGCTGCTGGCCTCGCGCGAGCCGCATTGCCTGAGTGACCTGCTCGCGCGCTGGAGCGCGGGTGAGCTGGCGATGGAGATCCCCGCGATCCTCTCCAACCACCGCGACCTGGAGCCGCTGGCCACCTGCCACGGCATCCCGTTCGAGCACATCCCGGTGCCGAAGGTCGATCGCGAGGCCGCCTTCGCTGCGCTCCAGGAACGCCTGGCGGCCCTGGCACCGGAGACCATCGTGCTCGCCCGCTATATGCAGATCCTCCCGCCGGGACTGTGCGCGGAATACCCCGAGCGCATCCTCAACATCCACCACAGCTTCCTGCCCTCATTCGTCGGCGCCCGCCCCTATCACCAGGCCTTCGCCCGCGGGGTCAAGCTGATCGGCGCGACCTGCCACTATGTGACCGACGAGCTGGACGCCGGCCCCATCATCGAGCAGGACGTCACCCGCATCCGCCACGACGACGGCGTGCAGGACCTGATCCGCAAGGGACGCGACGTCGAACGCTGGGTCCTCGCGCGCGGCCTGCGTTATCACCTCGAGGGCCGCGTCCTCACCCACGGCAACAAGACCGTCGTCTTCGACTGA
- a CDS encoding VanZ family protein, producing MTRRREPLALWTCVIGAWLSLGFALYLTLLPFEFGGMGLEEAWSLYRDMSLQGPGASGRAQFMANAMMFMPLGFFWMAWLTYGRSHLVWHLGALALVALLGLAATATVEFLQIWLPYRYPAGADIAGNFLGAVVGALMWWGLRRPLLRWRGQLAGPNRVTVPAVLIAYAILYVAIGLAPFDLVLSTAEWSQRLDSDTWGLWVAAGACTSGLRCISELGLTLVASVPVGILLAYGLGRRPSANGTVLVTLAALLAILLEALNLATLSGIAEGRSAVLRGAGFATGMLLYEYLSPPQVMQTLRRAAIPLLVVATPLYGVALLALNHDLGPYQWDRAAISAQWAQLNLWPFYYHYFVGETVALRSAALHVAMYLPLGALIWLAQIRRPLHPRQLQWLAALGGLLAALLMEGGKLLVVGLRPDPASLVLATLAAWGMATALHFLTRLATEASTTSHTRARPPGSAPVTAERSTVISEPSRREHERDELQF from the coding sequence ATGACACGCAGACGCGAACCACTGGCCCTGTGGACCTGTGTCATCGGGGCGTGGCTGTCCCTGGGATTTGCCCTCTACCTGACGTTGCTGCCGTTCGAGTTCGGCGGGATGGGTCTGGAGGAGGCGTGGTCACTCTACCGCGACATGAGCCTGCAGGGACCCGGCGCCAGCGGGCGCGCCCAGTTCATGGCCAATGCCATGATGTTCATGCCGCTGGGCTTTTTCTGGATGGCCTGGCTCACCTATGGCCGCAGTCACCTTGTATGGCACCTGGGTGCCCTCGCGCTGGTCGCCCTTCTGGGGCTGGCGGCCACGGCAACGGTGGAGTTCCTGCAGATCTGGCTGCCCTATCGCTATCCGGCCGGGGCGGACATCGCGGGCAATTTCCTCGGTGCGGTGGTCGGGGCCCTGATGTGGTGGGGACTGCGCCGGCCGCTGCTGCGCTGGCGAGGCCAGCTCGCAGGCCCAAACCGTGTCACCGTGCCTGCCGTCCTGATCGCCTATGCGATCCTGTACGTCGCGATCGGCCTGGCCCCATTCGACCTGGTCCTGTCCACCGCCGAGTGGAGTCAGCGCCTCGACTCCGACACCTGGGGCCTGTGGGTCGCAGCCGGGGCCTGTACGTCCGGTCTTCGCTGTATCTCCGAGCTGGGCCTGACACTGGTAGCCAGTGTGCCCGTCGGGATCCTGCTCGCGTACGGACTCGGACGGCGCCCGTCCGCGAACGGGACCGTGCTGGTGACCCTGGCCGCGCTCCTGGCCATCCTGCTGGAGGCCCTGAATCTTGCCACGCTCTCGGGGATCGCGGAGGGCCGATCGGCCGTGCTGCGGGGCGCCGGATTTGCCACAGGCATGCTCCTGTACGAGTACCTCTCGCCGCCGCAGGTGATGCAGACCCTGCGGCGTGCCGCGATCCCGCTCCTGGTCGTTGCGACGCCACTCTACGGGGTCGCGCTGCTCGCCCTGAACCACGACCTGGGCCCCTACCAGTGGGACCGGGCGGCCATCTCGGCGCAATGGGCCCAGCTCAATCTCTGGCCGTTCTATTACCACTACTTCGTCGGCGAGACCGTGGCCCTGCGTAGTGCGGCACTGCATGTGGCCATGTACCTGCCGCTGGGCGCGCTGATATGGCTGGCGCAGATCCGGCGCCCGCTGCATCCGCGCCAGTTGCAGTGGCTGGCCGCCCTCGGCGGGCTGCTCGCGGCTCTGCTGATGGAAGGTGGCAAGCTGCTGGTCGTGGGGCTGCGGCCCGACCCGGCCAGCCTGGTCCTGGCCACATTGGCCGCCTGGGGCATGGCGACCGCGCTGCACTTCCTGACGCGCCTTGCTACCGAAGCCAGTACCACGAGCCACACCCGGGCCCGGCCACCCGGTTCGGCGCCAGTCACGGCCGAGCGGTCTACAGTCATCAGCGAACCATCCAGGCGGGAACACGAGCGTGACGAACTCCAGTTTTGA
- a CDS encoding toxin-antitoxin system YwqK family antitoxin yields MNKQAKGTLIMKHGIQTRLGAVLLAAVLLAGAPSLAVADDQPAAQNEGHHHEAERLPQSHYQARDREGKHQRFHDNGVLAEEGQYEADQRVGEWRSYNEDGDKVAFRLYDQGRLVVERRYDDSGELTRKVEPWDTPHGPGSRIRRFSEQELVEEVIETYTGNWASIRLFDGEGAVKTRGERLDGQRVGTWQKPKEGGVLTRRYDDQGHRHGQWVLESKSGERLQWGAYDRGVSVGEWRYRDGWAQELSEGRFDDAGNRVGEWRVLNEHGYVRRKESYREGRIEGRRYHFRDDGSLERYADYSGGEQVGPYTHFEPGDRDGRKGYW; encoded by the coding sequence GTGAACAAGCAGGCGAAGGGAACCCTGATCATGAAACATGGCATCCAAACCCGGCTGGGCGCCGTCCTGCTTGCCGCCGTCCTTCTTGCCGGTGCCCCGTCCCTCGCCGTTGCCGATGACCAGCCCGCTGCTCAAAACGAGGGTCACCACCATGAGGCCGAGCGCCTGCCCCAGAGCCATTATCAGGCGAGAGACAGGGAGGGCAAGCACCAGCGTTTCCATGACAATGGCGTACTCGCCGAGGAGGGGCAGTACGAGGCGGACCAACGTGTAGGTGAGTGGCGAAGCTATAACGAAGACGGTGACAAGGTGGCCTTCCGGCTTTACGACCAGGGCCGTCTTGTGGTGGAGCGCCGTTATGACGATAGCGGTGAATTGACCCGTAAGGTGGAACCCTGGGATACGCCCCATGGCCCGGGCAGCCGCATTCGCCGGTTTAGCGAGCAGGAACTGGTGGAAGAGGTGATCGAGACCTACACCGGCAACTGGGCTTCGATCAGGCTGTTCGATGGCGAAGGAGCCGTTAAAACCCGGGGAGAGCGGCTGGACGGACAGCGGGTGGGGACCTGGCAGAAGCCGAAAGAAGGGGGCGTGTTGACCCGCCGCTACGACGATCAGGGGCATCGGCATGGCCAGTGGGTTCTCGAAAGCAAATCGGGCGAACGCCTGCAGTGGGGGGCCTACGATCGCGGTGTTTCGGTGGGCGAGTGGCGCTACAGAGACGGTTGGGCCCAGGAGCTTAGCGAGGGTCGGTTTGATGATGCGGGTAACCGGGTTGGTGAATGGCGGGTCTTGAACGAGCACGGTTACGTTCGGCGAAAAGAGTCCTATCGGGAGGGTCGCATTGAGGGTCGGCGGTATCACTTCCGTGACGATGGCAGCCTGGAGCGATATGCGGACTACTCGGGCGGCGAGCAGGTCGGGCCATACACCCACTTCGAACCGGGTGATCGCGATGGCCGTAAGGGCTACTGGTGA
- a CDS encoding HPr-rel-A system PqqD family peptide chaperone — translation MSRRRWQRTDGLQQRTLGQECVVFHPGAGTTHLLTPAAAALMDGLAEGAAMDEATLARHLGLSEKDAVAELGRWLSNLQTADLIREHP, via the coding sequence ATGTCGCGCCGCAGGTGGCAACGGACTGACGGGCTGCAGCAGCGCACCCTGGGGCAGGAGTGCGTGGTGTTTCACCCCGGGGCCGGTACCACCCACCTGCTGACACCCGCGGCCGCCGCACTGATGGACGGTCTGGCCGAGGGCGCGGCGATGGACGAGGCCACCCTGGCTCGGCACCTGGGCCTGTCGGAGAAGGACGCGGTGGCCGAACTGGGGCGCTGGCTGTCCAACCTGCAAACGGCCGATCTGATCCGGGAACACCCCTGA
- a CDS encoding S1C family serine protease — protein MAIPLALLALVVGPGPALADPLPDTAERVKASVVSIATYQPTRSPRAQYLGTGFVIDDGRLVVTNDHVLPGSLDQGNRERLVVVSGQGRDNTIHHAEVVARAASDDLVLLRIAAPSLPALQLGNSSRVRVGEEVAFTGYPIGMILGLYPATHRAGISAMTPMAIPARRAAELDDSRIRALRNAPPMVFQLDATAYPGNSGSPLYRKDTGEVIGVINQVYVQGGREAAVRNPSGITYAIPSDRIRPLLEQYRSRAGD, from the coding sequence ATGGCGATACCGCTTGCGCTGCTCGCCCTGGTAGTTGGGCCGGGCCCCGCGCTCGCCGATCCGCTGCCCGATACGGCCGAGCGGGTGAAGGCCTCGGTGGTGAGTATCGCGACCTATCAGCCCACCCGCAGCCCGCGCGCCCAGTACCTCGGGACCGGCTTTGTGATCGACGATGGCCGTCTGGTGGTCACCAACGATCATGTCCTGCCCGGGAGTCTGGACCAGGGCAACCGCGAAAGGCTGGTGGTGGTCAGTGGCCAGGGTCGGGACAACACGATCCATCATGCCGAGGTCGTGGCCCGCGCCGCGAGCGATGACCTGGTCCTGCTGCGCATCGCCGCACCCTCCCTTCCCGCGCTGCAACTCGGCAATTCCAGTCGGGTGCGGGTCGGAGAAGAGGTCGCGTTCACCGGCTACCCCATCGGCATGATCCTGGGGCTGTACCCGGCCACGCATCGCGCGGGCATCTCGGCGATGACCCCGATGGCGATCCCGGCGCGCCGTGCCGCGGAGCTGGATGACAGCCGCATACGTGCCCTGCGCAATGCCCCGCCGATGGTCTTCCAGCTGGATGCCACGGCCTACCCGGGCAACAGCGGCAGTCCCCTGTACCGCAAGGACACCGGCGAGGTGATCGGGGTGATCAACCAGGTCTATGTCCAGGGCGGGCGGGAAGCGGCCGTGCGCAATCCGAGCGGGATCACCTACGCCATCCCCTCGGACCGCATTCGTCCCCTGCTGGAACAGTACCGCTCGCGGGCGGGCGATTGA
- a CDS encoding peptidylprolyl isomerase, giving the protein MTTVTKGATVEMHYRLILDSGFVVDGTDEETIRLEVGAGEILPGLEDLLVGLEPGDHREFAIEAGAMFPLRDNAAVQTMPRSQFPADMPLQKDYIYEFTSPSGDAVPGRIEEVGDESVTVDFNHPLAGQSFTFEVDVVSVSEPQ; this is encoded by the coding sequence ATGACAACGGTAACCAAGGGCGCGACGGTGGAGATGCACTACCGCCTGATCCTGGACAGCGGCTTTGTCGTGGATGGCACCGATGAGGAGACCATCCGCCTCGAGGTCGGGGCGGGCGAGATCCTGCCGGGGCTGGAGGACCTGCTGGTGGGTCTGGAGCCCGGCGATCACCGGGAATTTGCGATCGAGGCCGGGGCCATGTTCCCGTTGCGGGACAATGCGGCGGTGCAGACGATGCCCCGTTCACAGTTTCCGGCGGACATGCCGCTGCAGAAAGACTACATTTACGAATTCACCAGCCCGTCGGGGGATGCGGTCCCGGGCCGCATCGAAGAGGTCGGCGACGAGAGCGTCACCGTGGACTTCAACCACCCCCTGGCCGGGCAGTCGTTCACCTTCGAGGTGGACGTGGTATCGGTTAGCGAACCTCAGTAG
- a CDS encoding nucleotidyltransferase family protein: protein MDADTALRLALARPESMAERTTAEWAPLLAAARESALLGTLWHLADDAGLADGLPEPVASHLWGAALIAEHRSQALAWELRRLDNGLLSRMSPGVALKGAAYLAAGLPNARGRLANDIDLLFPRSEVERAEKLLFFEGWSGTHHNVYDQRYYREWMHELPPLVHQHRGTTLDLHHNILPETFRGHPDPARLRQQSEALPEPFRFRILCPAHLVLHAIVHLFSETEWDRGLRDLYDIHVLLGHFSARDGDAFWEHFVAEAEALNIAWMAERALWTTNRLLLTEIPAEPVKRLARARAGIALRGLGRWAFAHGLHTRAGSMTPRRDAVARGMLFLRGHWLKMPAGLLARHLFHKAFLAEKPETATAQPQPEQHG from the coding sequence ATGGACGCTGACACCGCACTGCGCCTGGCCCTGGCACGGCCGGAGAGCATGGCCGAGCGCACGACGGCCGAATGGGCCCCGCTACTAGCGGCCGCGCGCGAGAGCGCCCTGCTGGGTACGCTCTGGCACCTCGCGGACGACGCGGGCCTGGCGGACGGCCTGCCGGAACCGGTGGCCAGCCACCTCTGGGGCGCCGCCCTGATCGCCGAGCACCGCTCGCAGGCCCTGGCCTGGGAACTGCGCCGCCTGGACAACGGGCTGCTCTCGCGGATGAGTCCGGGTGTCGCGCTGAAAGGGGCGGCCTACCTGGCCGCCGGGCTGCCGAATGCGCGTGGACGGCTGGCCAACGACATCGACCTGCTCTTTCCCCGCAGCGAGGTCGAACGCGCCGAGAAGCTCCTGTTCTTCGAGGGCTGGTCGGGCACGCATCACAATGTCTACGACCAGCGCTACTACCGCGAGTGGATGCACGAACTGCCTCCACTGGTGCACCAGCACCGGGGCACCACGCTGGACCTGCACCACAACATCCTGCCGGAGACCTTCCGCGGCCATCCCGATCCCGCCCGCCTGCGGCAGCAAAGCGAGGCGCTCCCGGAACCCTTCCGCTTCCGGATCCTGTGTCCGGCGCACCTGGTACTCCACGCAATCGTGCACCTGTTCTCGGAGACGGAATGGGACCGGGGCCTGCGCGACCTCTACGACATCCATGTGCTGCTCGGCCACTTCAGCGCCCGTGACGGCGACGCCTTCTGGGAGCATTTCGTTGCGGAGGCCGAGGCCCTGAACATTGCCTGGATGGCGGAACGCGCGCTGTGGACCACGAACCGACTACTGCTGACCGAGATCCCGGCCGAACCCGTGAAACGACTGGCCCGGGCGCGCGCGGGCATTGCCCTGCGGGGCCTTGGCCGCTGGGCGTTCGCGCACGGGCTGCATACACGCGCCGGCTCGATGACCCCCCGCCGCGATGCGGTCGCGCGGGGCATGCTGTTTCTGCGTGGGCACTGGCTCAAGATGCCGGCCGGCCTGCTGGCGCGACACCTGTTTCACAAGGCCTTCCTGGCCGAGAAACCGGAGACGGCCACAGCCCAGCCGCAGCCGGAACAGCACGGTTAG
- the lspA gene encoding signal peptidase II: MGLAQSGLRPGLLIAVVVALLDQVTKWWAENALTLYAPVEVTSFFNLSLVYNPGAAFSFLAGAGDWGRWFLSGVAVVIGLLILWWLARLPRQARWSVTALGLVLGGAVGNLIDRIAHGRVIDFLDFHWAGYHWPAFNVADMAIVVGAITLIVATFIEGDHSGSPTDSRG; the protein is encoded by the coding sequence ATGGGGCTGGCGCAATCGGGTCTGCGACCGGGGCTGTTGATTGCGGTCGTGGTTGCGCTGCTGGACCAGGTCACCAAGTGGTGGGCGGAGAATGCCCTGACCCTGTACGCGCCGGTCGAGGTGACCTCGTTTTTCAATCTCTCCCTGGTCTATAACCCGGGCGCTGCGTTCAGTTTCCTGGCCGGTGCAGGGGACTGGGGGCGCTGGTTCCTGTCCGGCGTGGCGGTCGTGATCGGGTTGCTGATCCTCTGGTGGCTGGCACGGCTGCCGCGCCAGGCGCGCTGGTCGGTCACCGCCCTGGGGCTGGTGCTGGGCGGCGCGGTCGGCAACCTGATCGATCGCATCGCCCATGGCCGGGTGATTGATTTTCTCGATTTCCACTGGGCCGGTTATCACTGGCCGGCGTTCAATGTGGCCGATATGGCCATCGTCGTCGGCGCGATCACCCTGATCGTGGCAACTTTTATTGAAGGCGACCACAGCGGCTCGCCGACGGATTCGCGGGGGTAA
- a CDS encoding class I SAM-dependent methyltransferase, producing the protein MTNSSFEQRWRQRFTQRGSQCDDDAAIAGWTPTGLASRVRQFQSLWQQARPEGTRWLDIGCGAGTYTRLLQAEGRSPIGLDYSAPSLHKARQRSPASIDWLAADVHHLPFADGEFDGVLCFGVMQALADSRPALAEMHRVLRPGGEIWVDALNARTWPTVLQERRRVRAGKAPHLRYEATDSLQAAARAAGLQPLACYWLPLVPGRLHGLQGPAESRWARALWQASPWIAERLCHSFILRTRKGQM; encoded by the coding sequence GTGACGAACTCCAGTTTTGAGCAGCGCTGGCGCCAGCGCTTTACCCAGCGGGGCAGCCAGTGCGACGACGACGCTGCAATCGCGGGCTGGACGCCCACCGGGCTGGCCAGCCGGGTGCGGCAGTTCCAGTCGCTCTGGCAGCAGGCCCGTCCCGAAGGGACGCGATGGCTCGATATCGGCTGCGGTGCCGGCACCTATACCCGGCTGCTGCAGGCCGAAGGGCGCAGCCCGATCGGGCTGGACTACTCCGCCCCGTCGTTGCACAAGGCGCGACAGCGCAGCCCCGCGTCGATCGACTGGCTGGCGGCGGATGTCCACCACCTGCCGTTCGCCGATGGCGAGTTCGATGGCGTGCTCTGTTTCGGGGTAATGCAGGCGCTGGCCGACTCACGCCCAGCACTCGCGGAGATGCATCGCGTGCTGCGCCCCGGCGGCGAGATCTGGGTGGATGCGCTGAACGCCAGGACCTGGCCCACCGTGCTGCAGGAACGCCGACGGGTCCGGGCCGGAAAGGCACCCCATTTGCGCTACGAGGCCACCGACTCGCTGCAGGCAGCCGCGCGGGCCGCCGGCCTGCAGCCTCTGGCGTGTTACTGGCTGCCCCTGGTTCCGGGCCGGCTGCACGGGCTCCAGGGCCCGGCCGAGAGCCGCTGGGCGAGGGCCCTTTGGCAGGCATCGCCGTGGATCGCGGAGCGGTTGTGTCACTCGTTCATCCTGCGTACACGCAAAGGGCAAATGTAA